The Arachis hypogaea cultivar Tifrunner chromosome 19, arahy.Tifrunner.gnm2.J5K5, whole genome shotgun sequence genome has a window encoding:
- the LOC112777946 gene encoding uncharacterized protein: MEPSTRSKVPVKWRPPPHGWLQLNTDVAFSDVTKTGAAAAVIREHQGNVLRGTINKIITRSTLSAEAQAIRKAIILANNLGIQKATIESDNQLLVQTLKTGSTIWEVNPIIQDIRTIQKQMSNCGLPRRLMRETSWRTH; encoded by the coding sequence ATGGAACCAAGCACAAGAAGCAAAGTGCCTGTTAAATGGAGACCTCCACCACATGGCTGGCTCCAGTTGAATACAGATGTGGCCTTCTCAGATGTAACCAAAACAGGTGCAGCAGCTGCAGTGATCAGAGAGCACCAAGGGAATGTTCTAAGAGGAacaattaacaaaatcataactCGATCAACGCTGTCAGCAGAAGCACAAGCAATTAGAAAAGCTATAATTCTGGCCAACAACCTAGGAATTCAAAAGGCTACCATTGAATCAGACAATCAATTACTAGTTCAAACTCTCAAAACAGGAAGTACAATTTGGGAGGTAAACCCAATAATCCAGGACATCAGAACGATCCAAAAACAAATGTCAAATTGTGGTTTACCTAGACGCCTCATGAGGGAAACAAGTTGGCGCACACATTAG